In Polaribacter sp. Hel_I_88, the following proteins share a genomic window:
- a CDS encoding peptide chain release factor 3: MSFLKEIARRRTFGIISHPDAGKTTLTEKLLLFGGAIQEAGAVKNNKIKKGATSDFMEIERQRGISVATSVLAFIYKDKKINILDTPGHKDFAEDTFRTLTAVDSVIVVIDVAKGVEPQTEKLVEVCRMRSIPMLVFINKLDREGKDAFDLLDEVEQKLGLRVTPMSFPIGMGYDFKGIYNIWEKKLNLFSGDNKTTISEGIEFDDLSNPELDKIVGKKAADTLREEIELISEVYPDFNRDEYLQGELQPVFFGSALNNFGVKELLEAFIEIAPSPQPKKAEERLVDSKEKKMTGFVFKIHANMDPKHRDRLAFIKIVSGTFKRNSPYLHVRNGKKVKFSSPNAFFAEKKEIVDESFPGDIVGIHDTGNFKIGDTLTEGEDLNFRGIPSFSPEHFRYVNNADPMKSKQLYKGLDQLMDEGVAQLFILEMNGRRVIGTVGALQFEVIQYRLEHEYGAKCTYENLSVHKACWVEPQDKKNDEFKEFKRVKQRYLAKDKQGQLVFLADSAFTIQMTQSKYPSVKLHFTSEFKK; the protein is encoded by the coding sequence ATGAGTTTTTTAAAAGAAATAGCACGTAGAAGAACATTTGGTATCATTTCGCATCCAGATGCTGGTAAAACTACACTTACTGAAAAATTATTATTATTTGGTGGCGCCATTCAAGAAGCAGGTGCTGTAAAAAATAATAAAATTAAAAAAGGCGCAACTTCCGATTTTATGGAAATTGAGCGTCAAAGAGGAATTTCTGTAGCAACATCTGTCTTGGCTTTTATTTACAAAGACAAAAAAATAAACATTTTAGATACTCCTGGTCACAAAGATTTTGCAGAAGATACTTTTAGAACTTTAACTGCTGTAGATAGCGTTATTGTTGTAATTGATGTTGCAAAAGGTGTAGAACCACAAACCGAAAAATTAGTAGAAGTTTGTAGAATGAGAAGCATACCTATGTTGGTTTTTATCAATAAATTGGATAGAGAAGGAAAAGATGCTTTCGATTTGTTAGATGAAGTTGAGCAAAAATTAGGTTTGCGAGTTACACCAATGAGTTTCCCAATTGGAATGGGATATGATTTTAAAGGGATTTACAATATTTGGGAAAAGAAATTAAACCTTTTTTCTGGTGATAATAAAACCACAATTTCAGAGGGAATTGAGTTTGATGATTTATCAAACCCAGAATTAGATAAAATTGTTGGTAAAAAAGCAGCAGATACTTTACGTGAAGAAATTGAATTAATTAGTGAGGTTTATCCTGATTTTAATAGAGACGAATATTTACAAGGAGAATTACAACCCGTTTTTTTTGGTTCTGCTTTAAATAATTTTGGCGTTAAAGAATTGCTAGAAGCTTTTATTGAAATTGCTCCTTCTCCTCAACCTAAAAAAGCTGAGGAACGTTTAGTAGATTCTAAAGAGAAAAAAATGACTGGTTTTGTGTTTAAAATCCATGCAAATATGGATCCTAAACACAGAGATAGATTGGCTTTTATAAAAATAGTTTCTGGAACTTTTAAAAGGAATTCGCCATATTTACATGTTAGAAATGGCAAAAAAGTTAAGTTTTCGAGTCCGAATGCATTTTTTGCTGAAAAGAAAGAAATTGTAGATGAATCTTTTCCTGGCGATATTGTAGGAATTCACGATACAGGAAACTTTAAAATTGGAGATACACTTACTGAAGGTGAAGATTTAAACTTTAGAGGAATTCCAAGTTTTTCTCCAGAACATTTTAGGTATGTAAATAATGCAGACCCAATGAAATCTAAACAACTATACAAAGGTTTAGATCAGTTGATGGATGAAGGTGTTGCTCAATTATTTATTCTAGAAATGAATGGACGAAGAGTAATTGGTACTGTTGGTGCTTTACAATTTGAAGTTATTCAATATAGATTAGAGCACGAATATGGCGCAAAATGTACCTACGAAAATTTAAGCGTTCACAAAGCTTGTTGGGTAGAACCACAAGACAAAAAAAACGATGAATTCAAAGAGTTTAAACGTGTAAAACAACGTTATTTAGCAAAAGATAAACAAGGTCAATTGGTGTTTTTGGCAGATTCAGCTTTTACAATTCAAATGACACAGAGTAAATATCCTTCTGTAAAATTGCATTTTACAAGTGAATTTAAAAAATAA
- a CDS encoding peptidylprolyl isomerase, with amino-acid sequence MKFLFRLFILILCIICYQCDAPKKKDNLKKEKPKQEISKTENIIEEDTLETKEAENIIEEDTLETKETEKWNSLNSSNTEEFLLEYGKRNPETKVIIKTKFGDIKIRLFEDVPAHRASFIYLTKNKYFNTTVIYRVAKNFVIQGGNSDNYLTIEERTRHGNYLIEPEFKKHRIHKYGSLAAAREWDNNPNKLSNPFEFYVVQNKKGAPHLDNQHTVFGEVFEGFDTMTKISKVQVGEDDWPVDEIPITVEILE; translated from the coding sequence GTGAAGTTTTTATTTCGATTATTTATTTTAATTCTTTGTATAATCTGTTATCAATGTGATGCTCCCAAAAAAAAGGATAACCTAAAAAAGGAAAAACCTAAACAAGAAATCTCAAAAACTGAAAATATCATTGAAGAAGACACTCTAGAAACAAAAGAAGCTGAAAATATCATTGAGGAGGACACTTTAGAAACAAAAGAAACTGAAAAATGGAATAGCCTAAACAGTTCAAATACCGAGGAATTTTTATTAGAATATGGCAAACGAAATCCAGAAACCAAAGTAATCATCAAAACTAAATTTGGCGATATAAAAATTCGTTTATTTGAAGATGTTCCTGCTCATAGAGCTAGCTTTATTTACCTTACAAAAAACAAATATTTCAATACCACTGTTATTTATAGAGTTGCCAAAAATTTTGTAATTCAAGGAGGAAATTCCGATAATTACTTAACAATAGAAGAGAGAACAAGACATGGAAATTACTTAATAGAACCTGAATTTAAAAAACATAGAATTCACAAATATGGTTCTTTGGCTGCTGCTAGAGAATGGGATAATAACCCTAATAAACTATCCAATCCTTTTGAGTTTTATGTGGTTCAAAATAAAAAAGGAGCTCCTCATTTAGATAATCAACATACCGTTTTTGGAGAAGTTTTTGAAGGCTTTGATACCATGACAAAAATATCTAAAGTACAAGTTGGTGAAGATGATTGGCCAGTTGACGAAATTCCAATTACTGTTGAAATTTTAGAATAA
- the idi gene encoding isopentenyl-diphosphate Delta-isomerase produces MEELVVLVDEKNNQIGLMPKMEAHEKAVLHRAFSVFVFNKKGELMVQQRAACKYHSPLLWTNTCCSHQREGESNVEAGRRRLQEEMGFTTDLKEVFSFIYKAPFDNGLTEHEFDFVLVGNFEDKPNINKEEVEAYKWMSLQDVKKDIENNPEIYTEWFKIIFDKSFDKLINA; encoded by the coding sequence ATGGAAGAATTAGTTGTTTTAGTTGATGAAAAAAATAACCAAATAGGTTTAATGCCTAAAATGGAAGCACACGAAAAAGCTGTTTTACACAGAGCATTTTCCGTATTTGTTTTTAATAAAAAAGGAGAATTAATGGTGCAACAAAGAGCAGCCTGTAAATATCATTCGCCTTTATTATGGACAAATACTTGTTGTTCTCACCAAAGAGAAGGAGAGAGTAATGTGGAAGCAGGTAGAAGACGTTTGCAAGAAGAAATGGGCTTTACAACCGATTTAAAAGAAGTTTTTTCTTTTATTTACAAAGCACCTTTTGATAATGGTTTAACAGAACACGAATTTGATTTTGTGTTAGTTGGTAATTTTGAAGACAAGCCAAATATTAATAAAGAGGAAGTTGAAGCGTACAAATGGATGTCTTTGCAAGATGTAAAAAAGGATATTGAAAACAATCCTGAAATTTACACTGAGTGGTTTAAAATAATTTTTGATAAATCTTTTGATAAATTAATAAATGCCTAA
- a CDS encoding 6-carboxytetrahydropterin synthase, with the protein MPKVTVHRKAHFNAAHRLYRKDWSEEKNFEVFSKCSNPNFHGHNYELIVSLTGEIDKETGYVYDLGILSSLIKAEIENSFDHKNLNIDVEEFKNLNPTAENIAVVIYDKLRKHIPTHLDLKVTLYETPRNFVSYAGDL; encoded by the coding sequence ATGCCTAAAGTTACAGTACATAGAAAAGCACATTTTAATGCAGCTCATAGGTTGTATAGAAAAGATTGGTCTGAAGAAAAAAACTTTGAAGTTTTTAGCAAATGTAGCAATCCTAATTTTCATGGTCATAATTACGAATTGATTGTTTCTTTAACTGGAGAAATTGATAAAGAAACTGGTTATGTATATGACTTAGGTATTTTAAGTTCGTTAATTAAAGCTGAAATTGAAAACAGTTTTGATCATAAAAATTTAAATATTGATGTGGAAGAATTTAAAAATTTGAATCCTACAGCAGAAAATATAGCCGTTGTTATTTACGATAAATTAAGAAAACATATTCCAACTCATTTGGATTTAAAAGTAACTCTTTATGAAACTCCAAGAAATTTTGTGAGTTATGCTGGCGATTTGTAA
- a CDS encoding lmo0937 family membrane protein, which produces MRSILWLVAVICIVVWLLGFLGVIAGMATGNLIHILLVIAIISILYNLITGRKPL; this is translated from the coding sequence ATGAGAAGTATATTATGGTTAGTAGCAGTTATTTGTATAGTTGTATGGTTATTAGGCTTTTTAGGAGTAATAGCAGGAATGGCTACTGGAAATTTAATTCATATTTTATTAGTAATCGCAATTATTAGTATTTTATATAATCTAATTACAGGTAGAAAACCTTTGTAG
- the kdsB gene encoding 3-deoxy-manno-octulosonate cytidylyltransferase — protein MKVIAMIPARYSASRFPGKLMKDLGGKPVIVRTYEATLKTNLFDDVYVVTDSDIIFETIQKAGGNVIMSIKEHECGSDRIAEAVQNIDADIVINVQGDEPFIDTVSLTKLVAVFKADEKKEIDLASLKVQITNQEDIENPNNVKVITDVNNLAIYFSRSVIPYHRDKEIAVKYYKHKGVYAFRKQALLDFYTTPITPLEAAEKIEAIRYQEIGKKIKMVETDVEAVGIDTPKDLEKAIQYLKNV, from the coding sequence ATGAAAGTAATTGCAATGATTCCAGCAAGATATAGTGCTTCACGTTTTCCTGGTAAATTGATGAAAGATTTGGGTGGCAAACCAGTAATTGTAAGAACTTACGAAGCTACCTTAAAAACTAATTTATTTGATGATGTTTATGTAGTTACAGATTCTGATATTATTTTTGAAACCATACAAAAAGCAGGTGGAAACGTAATAATGAGTATAAAAGAACACGAATGTGGTTCTGATAGAATTGCAGAAGCTGTGCAAAATATTGATGCAGATATTGTAATTAATGTGCAAGGAGATGAACCTTTTATAGATACCGTTTCTTTAACAAAATTAGTAGCAGTTTTTAAAGCTGATGAAAAAAAAGAAATTGATTTAGCTTCCTTAAAAGTTCAAATTACGAACCAAGAAGATATCGAGAATCCTAATAATGTAAAAGTAATTACAGATGTAAATAATTTAGCAATTTACTTTTCTAGAAGCGTAATTCCTTATCATAGAGATAAAGAAATTGCCGTAAAATATTATAAACATAAAGGTGTTTATGCCTTTAGAAAACAAGCGTTGTTAGATTTTTATACAACACCAATTACACCCTTGGAAGCTGCCGAAAAAATTGAAGCAATTCGTTATCAAGAAATTGGCAAAAAAATAAAAATGGTAGAAACAGATGTGGAAGCTGTTGGAATTGATACACCAAAAGATTTAGAAAAAGCAATTCAATATTTAAAAAATGTATAA
- a CDS encoding HAD family hydrolase, whose translation MYKNIKVIAFDADDTLWVNETYFREAENEFAELLSKYETKNKIDQELFKTEIKNLTHYGYGVKGFILSMIECALELSNFQIQQKTIEAILNIGKNMLDKPIELLVGIEDVLDNLQGKYKLIVATKGDLLDQERKLEKSNLLKYFHHIEVMSDKKEKDYLKLIQHLDIDPSQFLMIGNSLKSDVLPLIKIGAAAIHVPFHTTWVHEEVSEQESGKATYKTVSNIKDVLTLF comes from the coding sequence ATGTATAAAAATATAAAAGTAATTGCGTTTGATGCTGATGATACTTTATGGGTAAACGAAACCTATTTTAGAGAAGCAGAAAATGAATTTGCAGAACTATTATCAAAATACGAAACCAAAAATAAAATAGATCAAGAACTTTTTAAAACCGAAATAAAAAATTTAACGCATTATGGCTATGGAGTAAAAGGTTTTATCTTGTCGATGATTGAGTGTGCTTTGGAACTATCTAATTTCCAAATTCAGCAAAAAACAATTGAAGCTATTTTAAACATTGGTAAAAATATGCTTGATAAACCCATAGAATTATTGGTGGGCATTGAGGATGTTTTAGATAATCTACAAGGTAAATACAAATTAATTGTTGCTACAAAAGGAGATTTGTTAGATCAGGAACGCAAATTAGAAAAATCGAACTTGCTCAAATACTTTCATCATATAGAAGTTATGAGTGATAAAAAAGAGAAAGATTATCTTAAATTGATACAGCATTTAGATATTGATCCTTCACAATTTTTAATGATTGGGAATTCTTTAAAATCGGATGTTTTACCATTGATAAAAATAGGAGCAGCTGCAATTCATGTTCCATTCCATACAACTTGGGTACATGAAGAAGTTTCTGAACAAGAATCAGGAAAAGCAACTTATAAAACAGTTTCAAATATCAAAGATGTTTTAACGCTCTTTTAA
- a CDS encoding flagellar basal body rod protein FlgC has protein sequence MKKIILFISISLFYVLAINAQTREESREKIKALKVAYLTEQLSLTTEEAQKFWPIYNKFDKEQNDLRINYKSVLRQSIKSTEEIDSLNEADAKKLIALKLLTDKQLYESQKNFIIKMEGILSAKKIIKLQISEMDFARKLMKKYRKKRSDSKD, from the coding sequence ATGAAAAAAATAATCCTTTTTATAAGCATTTCTCTTTTTTACGTACTGGCTATAAATGCCCAAACTAGAGAGGAAAGTAGAGAAAAAATAAAGGCTTTAAAGGTTGCTTACTTAACAGAACAATTGAGTTTAACAACTGAAGAAGCTCAAAAATTTTGGCCTATTTATAATAAGTTTGATAAAGAACAAAATGATTTACGAATTAATTACAAATCAGTTCTAAGACAATCCATTAAAAGTACTGAAGAAATTGACAGTTTAAATGAAGCCGATGCAAAAAAATTGATAGCTTTAAAACTTCTTACAGACAAGCAATTGTATGAATCTCAAAAAAACTTTATTATTAAAATGGAAGGAATTTTATCAGCTAAAAAAATAATAAAGCTACAAATTTCTGAAATGGATTTTGCTAGAAAATTAATGAAAAAGTATCGAAAAAAACGATCAGATTCAAAAGATTAA
- a CDS encoding RNA polymerase sigma factor yields the protein MIDEITLVEQLQNPKTRDKAFGVLITQYKQRLYWHIRKIVLVHDDADDVLQNTFVKIFRNINKFNRESKLYSWMYRIATNESITFINKRAKERNVDISDYHEQLASTLESDVHFSGDEIQLILQKAIATLPVKQQLVFNMKYFEELKYGQISEILETSVGALKASYFHAVKKIEKYIKTKTD from the coding sequence TTGATAGACGAAATTACATTAGTAGAACAACTACAGAATCCTAAAACCAGAGACAAAGCTTTTGGTGTTTTAATAACGCAATACAAACAACGTTTGTATTGGCATATTCGTAAAATTGTATTGGTACATGATGATGCAGATGATGTATTACAAAATACTTTCGTTAAAATTTTTAGAAATATCAATAAATTTAATAGAGAAAGTAAATTGTATTCTTGGATGTATAGAATTGCCACTAACGAATCTATTACTTTTATTAATAAGAGAGCCAAAGAAAGAAATGTAGATATTTCTGATTATCATGAACAATTGGCAAGTACTTTAGAAAGTGATGTGCATTTTTCTGGTGATGAAATTCAACTTATTTTACAAAAAGCAATTGCTACTTTACCTGTAAAACAACAGCTTGTTTTTAATATGAAATATTTTGAGGAATTAAAATATGGGCAAATATCAGAAATTTTAGAAACCTCTGTTGGTGCATTAAAAGCGTCTTATTTTCATGCAGTTAAGAAAATAGAAAAATATATAAAAACAAAAACAGATTAA
- a CDS encoding MBL fold metallo-hydrolase, producing MNTDKKLLTITFLGTGTSQGIPMIASKDPVCLSKDIKDKRLRSSILISWDDVTYTIDCGPDFRQQMLRENVALINGVFFTHEHSDHTAGIDDLRPYCYKIGEMPIYLNQRTLVSLEKRFEYIFCKENRYSGAPSVCPNIVDENAFYVDDLKVTPIEVMHGNLPVTGYRFQDFAYLTDVKSIESSEKDKLKNLDVLVVNALRIEEHPTHFNLQEALNFIEELQPKKAYFTHISHKLGFHEQVTKNLPKNVFLAFDGLKIIV from the coding sequence ATGAATACTGATAAAAAACTGTTAACGATTACTTTTTTAGGAACAGGAACCTCACAAGGCATTCCAATGATTGCTAGTAAAGATCCTGTTTGTTTGTCAAAAGACATAAAAGACAAACGTTTAAGATCTTCTATTTTAATTTCTTGGGACGATGTAACATACACCATAGATTGTGGCCCAGATTTTAGACAGCAAATGTTACGTGAAAATGTAGCGCTAATAAATGGCGTTTTTTTTACGCACGAACATTCAGATCACACAGCTGGGATTGACGATTTAAGACCTTATTGCTACAAAATAGGAGAGATGCCTATTTATCTAAATCAAAGAACTTTAGTTAGTTTGGAAAAACGATTTGAATATATTTTTTGCAAAGAAAATAGATATTCAGGAGCGCCAAGTGTGTGCCCAAATATTGTAGATGAAAACGCTTTTTACGTGGATGATTTAAAGGTAACTCCTATAGAAGTTATGCACGGAAATTTGCCAGTTACAGGCTATAGATTTCAAGATTTTGCGTATTTAACAGATGTTAAAAGTATTGAGAGTTCAGAAAAAGACAAGCTTAAAAATTTAGATGTTTTGGTTGTAAATGCTTTAAGAATTGAAGAACATCCCACGCATTTTAATTTACAAGAAGCCTTAAATTTTATAGAAGAATTGCAGCCTAAAAAAGCATATTTTACGCATATAAGCCATAAATTAGGTTTTCATGAACAGGTTACTAAAAATTTACCAAAAAATGTTTTTTTAGCTTTTGATGGTTTAAAAATTATTGTATAG
- a CDS encoding Rab family GTPase — MIAKKVLLVGNFGVGKTSLIRQFVLNEFSEDYISTIGVRVSTKIVSLNGEQIKLLIWDVAGTKDDEKVPKAYFLGASAAMYVFDLNREETYLNLKNQLEVVKQLSGLKEILVVGNKKDLLTANEIDQVKKIIEIPVDLITSAKENENVEDAFTILAKQSLK, encoded by the coding sequence ATGATTGCAAAAAAAGTACTTCTTGTTGGTAATTTTGGTGTTGGTAAAACATCTTTAATAAGGCAATTTGTTTTAAACGAATTTTCTGAAGATTATATTAGTACCATTGGAGTTCGAGTAAGTACAAAAATTGTAAGTTTAAATGGTGAGCAAATTAAACTGTTAATTTGGGATGTTGCTGGTACAAAAGATGATGAAAAAGTACCAAAAGCTTATTTTTTAGGAGCCAGTGCTGCTATGTATGTGTTCGATTTAAATAGAGAGGAAACCTATTTAAATTTAAAAAATCAATTGGAAGTCGTTAAACAATTATCGGGTTTAAAAGAAATTTTAGTAGTTGGTAATAAAAAAGATTTGTTAACAGCTAACGAAATAGATCAAGTTAAAAAAATAATTGAAATTCCTGTAGATTTAATTACCAGTGCAAAAGAAAACGAAAATGTAGAAGATGCTTTTACAATTCTTGCCAAACAATCTCTAAAATAA
- a CDS encoding ATP-binding protein, which translates to MTPAKIENVFLEVITNQQGIIKNILAGKFAIEEFVVDTSIFETCPFLFGTLELLPEKESFLMEGMVITSKNKEYNTDVELFKDGEEITILLHNRTSVYKVITELNQNRNDLFFMKREISEKNKELAILRKASDKANEEKSRFLAIMSHEVRNPLNTILGYTNMIAEENLSDKVREYVSYLAFSGKNLKVIVDDILDLSRIEAGKLELALEEINVNKIVQSNFINFKNQHTNDFVALEISTSTKIPATLIGDGVRVNQILANLMNNALKFTKEGKVSVQTEIISENEKSAEIRFKITDTGRGMTDEQTAKIFEEYRQTELDDNRVFGGAGLGLSIVKRLVGAMNGSITVASKLNVGTTFYVEIPFKKVLNTVKKPITEVEKSTKKSLQGKRILLADDDLLNQKITSHILNKEEVIITVAKNGLEALEILNVQDFDLAILDINMPEITGDTLIQQKATFKKNNQIPFLALTGNATQEHKENYLKIGFTDVIFKPYKFDELIGKIEGCL; encoded by the coding sequence TTGACGCCAGCTAAAATTGAAAATGTTTTTTTAGAAGTAATTACCAACCAACAAGGTATTATTAAAAACATACTTGCTGGTAAATTTGCTATTGAAGAGTTTGTTGTTGATACTTCAATTTTTGAAACTTGCCCATTTTTATTCGGAACTTTAGAGTTGCTTCCAGAAAAAGAGTCTTTTTTGATGGAAGGAATGGTGATCACTTCAAAAAATAAAGAATACAATACAGATGTAGAATTGTTTAAAGATGGTGAAGAAATTACAATTTTACTACATAATAGAACAAGTGTTTATAAAGTTATTACTGAGTTAAATCAAAATAGGAATGATTTATTTTTTATGAAAAGAGAAATTTCAGAGAAAAATAAAGAGTTGGCTATTTTAAGAAAAGCATCAGACAAAGCAAACGAAGAAAAGTCACGTTTTTTGGCAATTATGAGTCATGAAGTTCGGAATCCTTTAAACACCATTTTAGGATATACCAACATGATTGCTGAAGAAAATTTGAGCGATAAAGTTAGAGAATATGTGAGCTATTTAGCGTTTTCTGGTAAAAACTTAAAAGTTATTGTAGATGATATTTTAGATTTATCCAGAATTGAAGCTGGTAAATTAGAGTTGGCTTTAGAGGAAATTAACGTGAATAAAATTGTACAAAGTAATTTTATCAATTTTAAAAATCAGCATACAAACGATTTTGTTGCTTTAGAAATTTCTACTTCAACTAAAATTCCAGCAACTTTAATAGGAGATGGAGTTAGAGTGAATCAAATTTTGGCGAATTTGATGAATAATGCACTTAAATTTACCAAAGAAGGTAAAGTTTCTGTTCAAACAGAAATTATATCAGAAAATGAAAAATCAGCTGAAATTAGATTCAAAATTACAGACACAGGCAGAGGAATGACTGATGAACAAACTGCAAAGATTTTTGAGGAATATAGGCAAACAGAATTAGATGATAACCGAGTTTTTGGGGGTGCAGGTTTAGGGTTATCAATTGTAAAACGTTTGGTGGGTGCTATGAATGGCTCTATAACTGTAGCAAGTAAATTGAATGTGGGCACAACTTTTTATGTGGAAATTCCGTTTAAAAAGGTTCTAAATACAGTTAAGAAGCCAATTACTGAAGTTGAAAAATCAACCAAAAAAAGTTTACAAGGAAAACGAATTTTATTGGCAGATGATGATTTGTTGAATCAAAAAATAACTTCACATATTTTAAATAAAGAAGAAGTAATTATAACTGTTGCAAAAAATGGCTTAGAAGCCTTAGAAATATTAAACGTACAAGATTTTGATCTTGCTATTTTAGATATTAACATGCCAGAAATAACAGGAGATACTTTAATTCAACAAAAAGCAACTTTTAAGAAAAACAATCAAATCCCGTTTTTAGCTTTAACAGGAAATGCCACACAAGAACACAAAGAAAATTATTTAAAAATTGGTTTTACAGATGTTATTTTTAAACCTTATAAGTTTGATGAATTGATTGGGAAAATTGAAGGGTGTTTGTAG
- a CDS encoding type II toxin-antitoxin system RelE/ParE family toxin, producing MTFEIIWSEFAETELDKIYEYYKKEVNERLAKKITKGIINEPKKLINLSFIGQEEQLLKERKTEYRYIIYTNYNIIYSVDIENGLIKIADVFDTRQYPLKIKRTK from the coding sequence ATGACATTTGAAATTATTTGGTCTGAATTTGCAGAAACTGAACTTGACAAAATTTACGAATATTATAAAAAAGAAGTTAACGAGAGATTAGCAAAAAAAATCACTAAAGGAATCATTAATGAACCAAAAAAATTAATAAACTTATCTTTTATTGGTCAAGAAGAGCAATTACTTAAAGAACGAAAAACTGAGTACAGATATATAATTTATACAAACTATAACATAATCTATTCAGTAGATATTGAAAATGGACTTATTAAAATCGCTGATGTTTTTGATACTCGACAATATCCATTAAAAATAAAACGAACGAAATAA
- a CDS encoding alpha/beta hydrolase yields the protein MSLEYSIRKPTKETKNPPLLILLHGYGSNKEDLFSFAEELPEELLIISAQAPYEMGYGGYAWYAINFDAVKGKFSDLKQARESLTKIADFIDEIKEKYNTNPDKTFLLGFSQGAILSYSLSFMYPNKVQHVIALSGYINDEMIPKTISKDIKTDYYCSHGSVDQVLPVDWARKSKPFLDNIGLQNVYSEYNVGHGVAPQNFYSFKKWIEERL from the coding sequence ATGAGTTTAGAATATAGTATCAGAAAACCAACGAAAGAAACTAAAAACCCACCTTTATTAATTTTATTACATGGTTATGGAAGCAATAAAGAAGATTTATTTTCTTTTGCTGAAGAATTGCCTGAAGAATTATTAATTATAAGTGCACAAGCACCTTACGAAATGGGTTATGGAGGCTATGCTTGGTATGCTATTAATTTTGATGCTGTAAAAGGTAAATTTTCCGATTTAAAACAAGCTAGGGAATCTTTAACAAAAATTGCTGATTTTATTGATGAAATTAAAGAAAAATACAACACAAATCCTGACAAAACCTTTTTATTAGGATTTAGTCAAGGTGCTATTTTAAGTTATTCTTTGAGTTTTATGTATCCAAACAAAGTACAGCATGTAATTGCTTTGAGTGGCTATATAAATGATGAAATGATTCCGAAAACGATCTCTAAAGACATCAAAACTGATTATTATTGTTCTCATGGCTCTGTAGACCAAGTTTTACCTGTAGATTGGGCAAGAAAAAGCAAACCTTTTTTAGACAATATAGGTTTACAAAATGTATATTCCGAATACAATGTTGGGCATGGAGTTGCTCCACAAAACTTTTATAGTTTTAAAAAGTGGATTGAAGAGAGGTTGTAG